One genomic region from Spirosoma sp. KCTC 42546 encodes:
- a CDS encoding bifunctional UDP-sugar hydrolase/5'-nucleotidase, whose product MDALASNRRQFLKLLGTTAVIGSVAPELFARPVQTGLGVAHIGLAKTTSLTILHTNDVHSRLDPFPMDGSRNAGKGGVARRATLIRKIRQEQANVLLFDAGDIFQGTPYFNLYKGEPEILAMNRLGYDAGTIGNHDFDGGIDNMVTQFGKASFPVLIANYDFKNTVMDGKTMPYKLFEKDGVRVGVFGLGIQPAGLIPKEAYKETKYLDPVEIGTDMAAQLRTDKKCDYVICLSHLGFKYTNEPTISDNVLAAKTRNIDLIIGGHTHTFLDAPVAVNNLDGQPVWINQVGFAGINLGRIDLAFEKGKAVSSTGKSVEVK is encoded by the coding sequence ATGGACGCGTTAGCATCGAATAGACGCCAGTTTCTAAAGCTACTCGGCACAACTGCCGTAATTGGCTCGGTTGCCCCAGAGCTATTTGCCCGGCCAGTCCAGACCGGACTTGGGGTGGCTCATATCGGTCTCGCTAAAACTACATCGCTGACTATTCTGCATACCAACGATGTACACAGCCGACTGGACCCGTTCCCAATGGATGGTAGTCGTAATGCGGGTAAAGGTGGCGTAGCCCGTAGAGCCACATTGATCCGAAAAATCCGGCAGGAGCAGGCCAATGTACTGCTGTTCGATGCGGGCGATATTTTTCAGGGAACGCCCTATTTTAATTTATACAAAGGCGAACCCGAAATTCTGGCGATGAATCGTCTGGGCTACGATGCCGGAACCATTGGTAACCACGATTTCGACGGTGGCATCGACAATATGGTAACCCAATTTGGTAAGGCCAGTTTTCCGGTTCTGATTGCCAATTATGATTTTAAGAACACCGTAATGGACGGAAAAACCATGCCCTACAAACTCTTTGAAAAAGATGGTGTTCGGGTGGGGGTTTTCGGGTTGGGTATTCAACCGGCTGGGCTGATTCCGAAAGAGGCTTATAAGGAAACGAAGTACCTCGATCCCGTAGAAATTGGGACTGACATGGCCGCTCAGTTGCGCACAGACAAAAAGTGTGACTATGTCATTTGCCTGTCGCACCTGGGCTTTAAGTATACCAACGAGCCAACAATATCCGACAATGTACTGGCGGCAAAAACCAGGAATATTGATCTCATTATCGGTGGTCATACACATACATTTCTTGATGCGCCGGTAGCTGTCAATAACCTCGATGGCCAGCCTGTATGGATCAACCAGGTCGGTTTTGCGGGTATTAATCTGGGTCGAATTGATCTGGCATTTGAGAAAGGTAAAGCCGTTTCCAGCACCGGAAAGTCCGTTGAAGTAAAGTAA
- a CDS encoding phage tail protein, with the protein MAGLLYPPVGFHFLVAFELFPQTIQDGRFQEISGLNVEMQMESIREGGENRFEHQLPVRTKYSDLVLKRGLFVGSGVYQWAKNAFEDFQFQPVNLLISLLNEQHAPLMSWHVVHALPKKWDISAFNAEQNTIAIETLTLTYRYYTTIRI; encoded by the coding sequence ATGGCGGGGTTGTTGTATCCACCGGTCGGATTTCATTTCCTGGTAGCCTTTGAATTGTTCCCGCAAACAATTCAGGATGGCCGGTTCCAGGAAATTTCGGGGCTAAACGTGGAGATGCAGATGGAAAGCATCCGAGAAGGAGGAGAAAATCGATTCGAGCATCAGTTGCCAGTTCGTACCAAATACAGCGATCTCGTGCTGAAGCGAGGATTGTTTGTTGGATCGGGCGTATACCAGTGGGCCAAAAACGCGTTCGAAGATTTTCAGTTTCAACCCGTTAACCTGCTGATCTCGCTGCTCAACGAACAACATGCTCCACTGATGTCGTGGCATGTGGTGCATGCGTTACCAAAGAAGTGGGACATTTCTGCTTTCAACGCCGAACAGAACACCATTGCTATCGAGACCCTGACGCTGACGTACCGGTATTACACCACGATCCGAATCTGA
- a CDS encoding 5'-nucleotidase C-terminal domain-containing protein produces the protein MKKYLLLLALAGLSACNSGYHLTQRTANRIGVDSLAASSDTSLANFLQPYRQKMDQTMNEVLARSTGRIEKGLPDAPLNDLLTDALLKQAIQKYGKPIDCSHLNYGGIRSNLPEGNITIGSVFEVMPFDNQLIVLTVKGDMLQQLLNHFVRGSGLVVGGIRAKIHDKQVQSVTFTNGRTLQPNETYTVVLSDYVANGGDDAGFLKNPIKSENINYLMRDALIDYFRQQGKTGQPINPVSDGRVSIE, from the coding sequence ATGAAAAAATACCTCCTGCTGTTGGCGTTGGCTGGTTTGTCGGCCTGTAACTCCGGCTACCACCTTACCCAGCGAACCGCCAATCGGATTGGGGTCGATTCGCTGGCTGCTTCCTCCGATACCAGCCTTGCCAACTTTCTGCAACCCTATCGGCAGAAGATGGACCAGACGATGAATGAGGTGCTGGCTCGCTCAACCGGACGTATCGAGAAAGGCCTTCCTGATGCGCCACTTAACGACCTGCTCACCGACGCCTTGCTGAAGCAGGCTATCCAGAAATATGGCAAACCCATCGACTGCTCACACCTGAATTATGGCGGTATCCGGAGTAATTTGCCCGAAGGCAACATCACGATCGGATCTGTTTTTGAGGTGATGCCTTTCGATAACCAACTGATTGTGCTAACCGTTAAAGGGGATATGCTCCAGCAACTGCTCAATCATTTTGTACGGGGTAGTGGGCTGGTAGTGGGCGGAATTCGGGCTAAAATTCACGATAAACAAGTGCAGTCAGTTACGTTCACAAATGGACGGACTCTCCAGCCGAACGAAACCTATACCGTTGTCCTGAGCGATTACGTAGCAAATGGGGGCGATGATGCCGGATTCCTGAAAAATCCCATTAAGAGCGAAAATATCAACTATCTCATGCGGGATGCCCTAATCGATTATTTCCGACAGCAGGGTAAAACCGGTCAACCTATTAATCCTGTTTCTGATGGACGCGTTAGCATCGAATAG
- a CDS encoding DUF4255 domain-containing protein, producing the protein MVFEALELIRSELEAYLKPLVDPITVKLGNIATVAGTQANSILITLVNIEEEATLKNSSSYQRNAAGGFDIQNPPVFLNLYVLISANHVNIDDYESALKMLSWIIQCFQKKNQYTLANTPAATALNDAGPGASPIDPRVMLLCIVADFYSLSFERLNQLWGTLGGKQVPAVMYKIRVVEEQAGGQLGAGPAIQGIEGRVKRTTSTPN; encoded by the coding sequence ATGGTATTTGAAGCCCTGGAACTTATCCGTTCTGAGTTAGAGGCCTATCTTAAGCCGCTCGTAGACCCAATAACTGTTAAGTTGGGAAACATAGCTACCGTAGCAGGTACACAGGCTAACTCCATCCTGATTACGCTGGTCAATATAGAAGAAGAGGCTACGCTTAAAAATTCCAGCTCTTACCAACGAAATGCCGCCGGTGGATTCGACATCCAGAACCCGCCTGTTTTTTTGAATCTATACGTACTGATCAGCGCGAATCATGTCAATATTGACGATTACGAAAGCGCACTGAAAATGCTCTCCTGGATAATCCAGTGTTTCCAGAAGAAAAATCAGTATACCCTTGCCAATACACCTGCCGCTACGGCACTAAACGATGCAGGGCCGGGGGCCTCGCCAATTGATCCAAGAGTGATGCTGCTGTGTATCGTTGCTGATTTTTACAGCCTGTCGTTCGAGAGACTCAATCAACTCTGGGGAACGCTGGGAGGCAAACAAGTACCAGCCGTCATGTATAAAATACGGGTTGTTGAGGAGCAGGCTGGTGGGCAGCTTGGCGCAGGGCCAGCTATTCAGGGAATTGAAGGGCGTGTGAAACGGACGACTAGTACCCCTAATTAA
- a CDS encoding LysM peptidoglycan-binding domain-containing protein produces MLGELAKMKLTGYQDVGFTKRTGDEYTALVNPETYTLNYEIQSNQEQASGTSANQPTFNRISPRKLDFEFLFDSTGALTQDVIVNPFAAAANQGVWEQVEQLKKTVFNFIGQTHQPPYVELAWGKLIFKCKAEKVSITYKLFKPDGTPIRAVAKVSFIEVIPDDTRVRKEKTESPDLTHVRTVQEGDTLPMMCYRIYGDSALYWEVAHVNKLLNFRKLTTGQRLFFPPIDKESKL; encoded by the coding sequence ATGCTGGGAGAATTAGCCAAAATGAAACTAACCGGCTACCAAGATGTCGGTTTCACCAAACGAACCGGCGATGAATACACGGCTCTGGTCAACCCGGAAACCTATACCCTGAACTACGAAATTCAGAGCAATCAGGAGCAGGCCAGTGGGACCAGCGCAAACCAGCCGACGTTCAATCGAATAAGCCCTCGTAAGCTGGATTTCGAGTTCCTGTTCGATTCGACCGGTGCATTGACTCAGGACGTTATTGTCAACCCATTCGCAGCGGCAGCCAATCAAGGGGTTTGGGAGCAGGTAGAGCAGTTAAAAAAAACGGTCTTCAACTTCATTGGTCAAACGCACCAGCCGCCTTATGTAGAGCTGGCCTGGGGGAAACTGATTTTTAAGTGTAAGGCCGAAAAAGTTAGTATTACCTACAAACTCTTCAAACCCGACGGCACGCCCATCCGGGCCGTCGCTAAAGTTAGCTTTATAGAGGTCATACCCGATGATACCAGGGTTCGCAAAGAAAAGACAGAATCACCAGATTTAACGCACGTACGCACAGTACAGGAGGGCGACACACTCCCGATGATGTGCTACCGGATCTACGGCGATTCTGCACTTTACTGGGAAGTCGCCCATGTAAATAAACTCCTGAATTTCAGAAAATTAACTACTGGACAACGCTTGTTTTTTCCACCGATTGACAAAGAAAGTAAACTGTAG
- a CDS encoding phage tail sheath C-terminal domain-containing protein: MASTLNLATLKTPGVYIDEVSLFPPSVAQVETAIPAFIGYTRIALKEGKDITGQPTRIKSMVEYRKYFGTAPDRTFAVHLDSQNMVDQVTIAPDQFLYDSLTMFFANGGEKCYIVSVGNYTVAPTAAHFTDALDRLKKYDEPTLIVMPDALRISNDGQLAAVQQAALTHCGDMQDRFAILDVKVKDITNPDVDDTDITRFRGAVGTFLKYGAAYYPYLKTALPVTVSFSSLTIRKGVAAAPISFDSLLDPGTAKSLAQATISLATDVKKIKDSLLPDSTAYYAILTKGDKIKAIKDAIKAFAEAPDATFKNADALAAFKLYIDEATPTANGQKLIDLKGTANALVATGAGQSAMIDIDKTFEQVVTYVSGFLTDIDARLTAKEADMKSQIPLYSAIVSAAEAQNIILPPSGAVAGVYASVDETRGVWKAPANVSITNVVGPTVLITDDDQEGLNVDSDAGKSINAIRFFTNKGTLIWGARTLAGNDNEWRYVSVRRFFIMVEESVKKASIPFVFEPNDANTWIKVRAMIENFLTLQWRAGALAGIKAEHAFYVRVGLGQTMTAQDILNGFLIVETGLAAVRPAEFIVHRFAHKMQES, encoded by the coding sequence ATGGCAAGCACACTCAATTTAGCGACGCTCAAAACGCCGGGCGTGTACATCGACGAAGTGTCGTTGTTTCCGCCTTCGGTGGCCCAGGTCGAAACGGCCATCCCAGCCTTTATCGGCTACACACGAATAGCGCTTAAAGAGGGCAAAGATATTACTGGCCAACCCACTCGAATTAAATCGATGGTGGAGTACCGGAAATACTTTGGCACTGCCCCCGACCGTACCTTCGCTGTCCACCTCGATTCGCAGAACATGGTCGATCAGGTTACCATAGCGCCCGATCAGTTTCTATACGACAGTCTGACGATGTTTTTTGCCAATGGCGGAGAAAAATGCTATATCGTTTCGGTGGGTAACTATACGGTAGCGCCAACAGCAGCCCATTTTACGGATGCCCTGGATAGACTGAAAAAATACGACGAGCCAACCCTCATTGTCATGCCGGATGCCTTGCGAATTTCCAATGATGGCCAGCTTGCAGCCGTCCAGCAGGCAGCTCTAACTCATTGCGGAGACATGCAGGATCGATTTGCCATTCTGGATGTAAAAGTTAAGGACATCACCAATCCAGACGTAGATGACACCGACATTACCAGGTTCCGGGGGGCAGTCGGAACATTTCTCAAATACGGAGCGGCTTATTATCCGTACCTTAAAACAGCCCTGCCAGTCACAGTTAGTTTCTCTAGCCTGACCATCCGCAAAGGCGTTGCTGCAGCACCAATATCGTTCGACAGTCTGCTTGATCCTGGTACCGCTAAATCGTTGGCCCAGGCCACAATTAGTCTGGCAACGGATGTGAAGAAAATAAAGGACAGCCTGCTACCCGATAGCACCGCCTATTACGCCATACTGACAAAAGGAGATAAAATAAAGGCCATTAAAGATGCCATTAAAGCCTTTGCTGAAGCCCCCGATGCAACATTCAAAAACGCAGATGCACTGGCAGCGTTCAAACTGTACATCGATGAAGCTACGCCTACGGCCAATGGACAAAAATTAATAGACTTAAAAGGTACGGCAAATGCACTGGTGGCAACGGGGGCAGGCCAATCAGCCATGATCGATATCGACAAAACGTTTGAGCAGGTAGTCACGTATGTCTCCGGCTTTTTAACGGATATTGATGCTCGGCTAACGGCTAAAGAAGCGGATATGAAATCCCAGATTCCGCTATACTCCGCCATTGTGTCGGCCGCCGAAGCCCAGAATATCATTCTGCCACCCAGTGGTGCCGTGGCTGGCGTTTACGCTAGCGTCGACGAAACCCGGGGTGTCTGGAAAGCGCCCGCGAATGTCAGCATAACGAATGTAGTTGGTCCAACAGTGCTGATTACCGATGATGATCAGGAAGGTCTGAACGTAGACTCCGATGCAGGCAAGTCGATCAATGCCATCCGGTTTTTCACCAACAAGGGCACACTCATCTGGGGAGCACGTACCCTGGCGGGTAATGACAATGAGTGGCGATACGTATCGGTTCGCCGTTTTTTCATCATGGTCGAAGAATCGGTCAAGAAAGCCTCCATCCCCTTTGTATTCGAACCGAATGATGCCAATACCTGGATAAAGGTACGAGCCATGATCGAAAATTTCCTGACGTTGCAATGGCGGGCAGGCGCCCTGGCTGGTATTAAGGCAGAACATGCGTTCTATGTTCGGGTTGGGTTGGGGCAGACCATGACTGCTCAGGATATATTAAATGGATTTTTGATCGTCGAAACTGGGCTGGCCGCCGTTCGTCCGGCCGAATTTATTGTGCATCGCTTTGCTCACAAAATGCAGGAATCTTAA
- a CDS encoding phage tail protein: protein MAAVYALPKFHFQVEWGGARIGFSEVTGLNLETDVIEYRDGASPEFHKIKMPGLQKFSNITLKRGTFKADNDFFNWWNTVALNTIQRRDLTISLLNEAHQPVVVWKIKQAWPSKVMSGDLKADASEVLIESIELVHEGLTIQNE, encoded by the coding sequence ATGGCAGCAGTTTATGCATTACCCAAATTTCATTTTCAGGTTGAGTGGGGCGGAGCCCGCATTGGCTTTTCTGAAGTAACCGGCCTGAACCTGGAGACCGATGTGATTGAATATCGCGACGGTGCTTCGCCCGAGTTTCATAAAATCAAAATGCCCGGTCTACAGAAATTCTCCAACATCACTCTAAAACGGGGGACGTTCAAAGCCGACAACGATTTCTTCAATTGGTGGAACACTGTAGCCCTGAATACCATCCAGCGTCGCGATCTGACCATCAGTTTGCTCAATGAAGCACACCAGCCGGTGGTGGTCTGGAAAATCAAACAAGCCTGGCCATCGAAAGTAATGTCGGGCGATTTAAAAGCCGATGCCAGCGAAGTGCTGATCGAGAGCATCGAACTGGTACATGAGGGGCTAACTATTCAAAATGAATAA
- a CDS encoding GPW/gp25 family protein, translated as MIAENNFLGRGWSFPPTFNQVAAPAGIEMTAGLADIERSLHILLTTQPGERLMIPDFGCDMQDSMFEPISTALQTRVKDRVETAILLYEPRIDPIDVTVEESPEQQGLLLITVNYVVRSTNTRYNFVYPFYTNEGTEIRNPTDALSQ; from the coding sequence ATGATAGCTGAAAACAATTTTTTAGGGCGCGGCTGGAGCTTTCCACCAACATTCAACCAGGTGGCTGCTCCGGCAGGCATAGAGATGACGGCTGGACTGGCTGATATTGAGCGTAGTCTGCATATTCTGCTGACTACGCAACCTGGTGAACGGCTCATGATACCTGATTTTGGCTGCGACATGCAGGACAGTATGTTCGAGCCGATTAGCACGGCTTTACAAACACGGGTAAAAGATCGGGTTGAAACAGCCATCCTGCTGTACGAACCTCGCATCGATCCGATAGATGTAACGGTTGAGGAATCGCCAGAGCAGCAGGGGCTCTTGCTGATCACGGTAAACTACGTGGTCCGTAGTACTAATACCCGATACAATTTCGTGTACCCATTTTATACAAATGAAGGAACTGAGATTCGAAATCCCACTGATGCCTTAAGCCAGTAG
- the vgrG gene encoding type VI secretion system tip protein VgrG, producing MPDNPRTLETPAPRDLPTYTIFVEGTALEKSYQVLIVRVQKEVNRVPTAYITLKDGEPAPGGSSSGRGAAAAKPQNFAISNGAQFIPGNKLEIKAGYHGKEKTIFNGIVVRHGIEARTSGGSRLNLLCKDAYVKTTIVPRRRYFTDKKDSDIAEEIVQTYPGLQIDADTTTTTHKELIQYDATDWDYLVMRAETNGMLCLADDGTLKITKPDFTQKPIVALQYGATMLDFEAEMDARNQFSAVKTTTWNYTDQELTEAEANEPTVGAQGNLSGPDIAKALDAELTLQHGGKLKTEELQTWADAALLKRRMAKIQGRVRLFGTADIKPGTVINLGGLGERFNGDAFVTGVSHRLEDGGWQSDIQFGLNPRWFVTEVDVRQPPASGVVPAISGLQIGVVTGLEGDETSEERILVRLPVIDPAAEGTRARIVSLDAGDERGFFFRPQIGDEVVVGFLNNDPRDAIVLGSLHGSQKKLPDPFVTKDDNHLKGYVSRSKMKLIFDDEKTILTIKTPAGNQLLLDEDAKNITLKDQHGNKLVMNDQGIQIESSKDITLKAASGNVNVEGLGVELKANAQFKASGSAGVDISSAARTVVKGSIVQIN from the coding sequence ATGCCTGATAATCCCCGCACCCTCGAAACACCCGCACCCCGCGATCTGCCCACCTACACTATTTTTGTAGAGGGTACAGCGCTGGAAAAATCGTATCAGGTGCTCATTGTACGGGTGCAGAAAGAGGTTAATCGGGTACCAACAGCCTACATTACGCTGAAAGACGGCGAACCCGCTCCGGGCGGCAGCAGCTCCGGGCGTGGAGCTGCTGCCGCTAAGCCCCAGAACTTTGCCATCAGTAACGGGGCTCAGTTCATCCCTGGCAACAAGCTGGAGATCAAAGCAGGCTATCATGGCAAGGAGAAGACCATCTTCAACGGTATTGTTGTCCGGCACGGTATTGAAGCCCGGACTTCGGGAGGAAGCCGACTGAACTTACTCTGTAAAGATGCCTATGTAAAAACGACTATTGTTCCTCGACGCCGGTATTTCACCGACAAAAAGGATTCTGATATTGCGGAGGAAATTGTGCAGACCTACCCCGGTTTGCAAATTGATGCCGACACCACTACCACAACCCATAAAGAGCTGATTCAATACGATGCAACGGACTGGGATTACCTGGTCATGCGGGCCGAAACAAACGGTATGCTTTGCCTGGCAGATGATGGCACCTTAAAAATTACCAAACCCGATTTCACGCAGAAACCAATTGTGGCCCTGCAATACGGGGCAACTATGCTGGATTTTGAAGCCGAAATGGATGCCCGTAATCAGTTTAGCGCCGTAAAGACAACCACCTGGAATTATACGGACCAGGAACTTACCGAAGCCGAAGCCAATGAACCCACCGTTGGCGCTCAGGGAAATTTATCGGGACCGGACATTGCTAAAGCGCTGGACGCGGAACTAACCCTTCAGCACGGAGGGAAACTAAAAACGGAGGAGTTGCAGACCTGGGCTGATGCGGCTTTGCTGAAGCGCCGAATGGCGAAAATTCAGGGTCGGGTTCGTCTATTTGGAACTGCTGACATCAAGCCAGGGACAGTCATTAATTTAGGTGGACTGGGGGAGCGTTTTAATGGCGATGCCTTCGTAACGGGCGTTAGTCATCGGCTCGAAGACGGTGGCTGGCAAAGCGATATTCAGTTTGGCCTGAATCCACGCTGGTTTGTAACCGAAGTGGATGTTCGGCAACCGCCCGCCAGTGGGGTAGTTCCGGCCATCAGCGGCTTACAAATCGGGGTCGTTACCGGGTTGGAAGGTGACGAAACGAGTGAAGAACGGATTCTGGTTCGGCTACCAGTCATCGATCCGGCAGCCGAAGGCACTCGCGCCCGTATCGTGAGTCTGGACGCAGGTGATGAACGGGGTTTCTTTTTCCGCCCTCAAATTGGCGATGAAGTGGTCGTTGGTTTTCTGAACAATGACCCGCGCGATGCCATCGTCCTGGGCTCGTTGCATGGCAGCCAGAAAAAACTCCCCGACCCATTCGTCACGAAAGATGATAACCACCTAAAGGGGTATGTTTCGCGCAGTAAAATGAAACTGATTTTCGATGATGAGAAGACCATTCTAACCATCAAAACACCCGCTGGCAATCAGTTGCTCCTGGATGAGGATGCGAAAAACATAACCCTAAAGGATCAGCACGGCAACAAGCTGGTTATGAATGATCAGGGTATTCAGATCGAAAGCAGTAAAGATATTACTCTGAAAGCAGCCAGCGGCAATGTAAATGTGGAAGGCCTTGGGGTAGAACTGAAAGCAAATGCTCAGTTCAAAGCCAGTGGATCGGCCGGGGTCGATATAAGCAGTGCCGCACGGACAGTCGTGAAGGGGTCAATAGTTCAGATCAATTAA
- a CDS encoding DUF5908 family protein yields the protein MPIVIRELVITATVDTNTTPSATSTAPPAADAQKQLIQACVEQVLAVLREKNER from the coding sequence ATGCCCATTGTTATTCGAGAACTAGTTATTACGGCTACAGTCGACACGAATACTACTCCGTCGGCTACCTCAACGGCCCCACCGGCCGCCGATGCGCAAAAGCAATTGATTCAGGCGTGTGTTGAGCAGGTACTGGCCGTATTGCGCGAGAAAAACGAACGATAA